In Scleropages formosus chromosome 20, fSclFor1.1, whole genome shotgun sequence, a single window of DNA contains:
- the ilf3a gene encoding interleukin enhancer-binding factor 3a isoform X3: MPPPFRQRPMRIFINDDRHVMAKHSAVYPTQEELEAVQSMVSHVERALKAVSDWLDEQERESERDSEPKPCEQITRTLRGVMRVGLVAKGLLLKGDLDLELVLLCKDKPTISLLKKVAENLTVQLSAITDDKYDVSHSARDAAIVVKSTKELVLKLTIYLTSPAVREEADGTVARETLSGNDPPDALDRQKCLTALASLRHAKWFQARANGLKSCVIVIRILRDLCCRVPTWTPLRSWPLELLCEKAIGTGNRPMGAGEAFRRVLECLASGILMADGPGIFDPCEKEPTDAIGHLNRQQREDITQSAQHALRLAAFGQLHKVLGMDPLPSKMPRKARSETPIDYIVQIPPSLACVCPMKRTIEEDEGGDEKCPNKKKKKLQKKSSDEKSEPPQAMNALMRLNQLKPGLQYKLVSQTGPVHVPVFTMAVEVNGKNYEASGPSKRTAKLHVAVKVLQDMGLPTGVEVKTAETKNEEGTGDVETNPQPTASGAADMPLGSTSKCETSDSSEGSRQQGPILTKHGKNPVMELNEKQRGLKYELISETGGSHDKRFVMEVEINGQKFQGTGSNKKVAKAYAALAALEQLFPDGASADAAKKKKPPPMHNLGYGMMGGPPPDPTGNPRGRGRGSRGRGRGRGFANTGGYNKGGYGTYGYGNSANTGYSYYNNGSGANDGESSGTMGSLGNSSGGSSTGGCGSFQSDDGFSTTPHPPAKNINKKPLHQGGKQPYTGAMGTAGAAAGGYQATSTPGQGAYSSYSQGFGQGKKSFSQHQGGGGYPSYSTAYPSQVTGGGTNQEYSYEGYSSQSNFVTQGSSGQNYGGSQGSFHSPVGYGRGESGMNYQYR; the protein is encoded by the exons CCCCCTCCTTTCCGCCAGCGACCCATGCGGATCTTCATCAATGATGATCGCCATGTGATGGCGAAACACTCAGCTGTGTACCCCACTCAGGAGGAACTTGAGGCTGTGCAGAGCATGGTGTCCCACGTAGAGCGTGCTCTCAAGGCAGTCTCCGATTGGTTGGATGAGcaggagagggagagcgagagagacag TGAGCCAAAGCCCTGTGAGCAGATAACGCGGACTCTGCGTGGTGTAATGAGGGTAGGCTTGGTTGCCAAGGGACTCCTTCTGAAGGGGGACCTGGACCTGGAGCTGGTGCTTCTGTGCAAAGACAAGCCCACGATCTCCCTGCTGAAGAAGGTGGCAGAGAACCTCACAGTGCAGCTATCA GCAATCACAGATGACAAGTACGATGTCAGCCATTCTGCCCGTGACGCCGCCATCGTTGTAAAGAGCACAAAGGAGCTGGTGCTGAAGCTCACAATCTACCTAACTTCGCCAGCCGTGCGAGAGGAGGCTGATGGGACAGTGGCCAGAG AAACGCTATCAGGCAACGATCCCCCGGATGCTCTGGACAGGCAGAAATGCCTTACTGCCTTGGCGTCTCTCCGCCACGCCAAGTGGTTCCAG GCTAGGGCCAACGGGTTGAAGTCCTGTGTCATTGTTATCCGTATTCTGAGAgacttgtgttgccgggtcccCACCTGGACTCCGCTGCGATCATGG CCCTTGGAGCTGCTTTGTGAGAAGGCCATTGGAACTGGAAACCGGCCAATGGGGGCTGGAGAAGCTTTTCGACGGGTACTAGAATGTCTGGCATCTGGAATCCTCATGGCAG ATGGTCCGGGCATCTTTGATCCATGTGAGAAGGAGCCCACAGATGCAATCGGTCACCTAAACCGCCAGCAGCGGGAGGACATCACGCAAAGTGCACAG CATGCATTGAGGCTGGCTGCATTTGGGCAGCTTCACAAAGTCCTAGGAATGGACCCCCTTCCTTCCAAGATGCCAAGGAAGGCCAGGAGTGAAACCCCTATTGACTACATAG TTCAGATTCCCCCTAGCTTGGCCTGTGTCTGTCCGATGAAGAGGACTATTGAGGAAGATGAGGGGGGGGATGAAAAATGCccaaacaagaagaaaaagaagctcCAGAAGAAAT CTTCTGATGAGAAGTCTGAACCACCACAGGCCATGAATGCTCTGATGCGACTAAACCAGTTGAAACCAGGTCTACAGTACAAGCTGGTTTCTCAGACGGGACCTGTGCATGTGCCTGTATTCACCATGGCTGTAGAGGTCAATGGCAAGAACTATGAAGCCTCAGGGCCATCAAAACGAACGGCTAAGCTGCACGTTGCTGTCAAG GTCCTACAAGATATGGGGCTGCCCACAGGTGTGGAGGTGAAGACAGCTGAAACAAAGAATGAAGAGGGGACTGGAGATGTAGAGACAAACCCCCAGCCCACAGCTTCTGGGGCAGCTGACATGCCATTGGGCAGCACCAGTAAATGTGAAACATCAGATAGTTCTGAG GGCTCCAGGCAGCAAGGCCCCATCCTGACCAAGCACGGCAAGAACCCTGTTATGGAGCTGAATGAGAAGCAACGTGGCTTGAAGTATGAACTCATCTCTGAGACAGGGGGCAGCCATGACAAGCGCTTTGTCATGGAG GTGGAGATCAACGGGCAGAAGTTCCAAGGCACTGGCTCCAACAAGAAAGTAGCCAAAGCCTATGCAGCTCTTGCTGCTTTGGAGCAACTCTTCCCTGATGGTGCCAGTGCAGATGCAGCCAAGAAAAAGAAACCACCTCCCATG CACAATCTGGGATATGGCATGATGGGCGGACCTCCACCAGATCCAACAGGCAACCCTAGAGGCAGAGGGAGAGGAAGTCGTGGCAGGGGCAGGGGTCGAGGTTTCGCTAATACAGGTGGCTATAATAAAG GAGGTTATGGAACATATGGCTATGGGAATAGTGCCAACACTGGATATA GTTACTACAACAATGGAAGTGGAGCAAATGATGGTGAGTCCTCTGGGACCATGGGCTCCCTAGGCAACTCGTCAGGTGGAAGCAGCACTGGTGGATGTGGCTCCTTCCAGAGCGATGATGGTTTTTCCACCACCCCACATCCACCTGCTAAAAACATCAACAAGAAGCCTCTTCACCAAGGAGGCAAGCAGCCCTACACAGGGGCAATGGGAACGgctggtgctgcagcagggggTTACCAGGCCACCTCTACCCCAGGACAAGGTGCCTATAGTTCGTACAGCCAAGGCTTTGGCCAGGGCAAGAAGAGCTTCAGCCAACACCAAGGAGGTGGGGGCTACCCCAGTTATAGCACAGCCTACCCCAGTCAGGTGACAGGGGGAGGGACCAACCAGGAATATAGCTATGAAG GATACAGCAGTCAGTCAAACTTTGTGACACAAGGCAGTTCTGGTCAGAATTATGGGGGAAGTCAGGGTTCCTTCCACAGCCCTGTAGGATATGGGAGGGGTGAGTCTGGCATGAACTACCAGTACAGATAG